The Thermodesulfobacteriota bacterium genome segment CCCCTTCATGGGTGTCTGTTTGCCATCATTCTTTGGAAACTGAAGTGCCAATCTTGAATTGATAAAATCAAATGCATGACCCTTAATGGTGGCAAGCCCTTTATGCTGAATATATTGTCGGTCCCTGTCGGTGAGTGTAAATTTTGCTCGAAAAGATGACCGTTTCAGCCATTCAAGTGCACGGTCAATCTTTCCAGATGGATAAATTTGATGTGTTTGATTTTTCAAGCCGGCAGGCCTATGATGGTCACTTCAATAGATCGTGTCCTGGGGCCGTTGTCATGGTTGATCGCAACCAGTTGCTGCCATGTTCCCAGTTTCAATTGACCGCTTCGAACCGGCACTGCAATGGAAGGTCCCATAAGTGCTGCCTGGACATGGCTGTGACC includes the following:
- a CDS encoding DUF4186 domain-containing protein, with amino-acid sequence MYPSGKIDRALEWLKRSSFRAKFTLTDRDRQYIQHKGLATIKGHAFDFINSRLALQFPKNDGKQTPMKGHPVFIAQHATATCCRGCLQKWHKILKGRTLTDHEVEFIVNLIMKWIENQTDGGRDERIGQQQG